The genomic segment ATGCCCGCATCGGGGAGATGCTCCCGCGCGATGCGGATCACCGCCCCCGGCATCAGGCCCTCCCCGCCGGGATACAGGCCGCGCCGCCGCATGTTGCGGTAGGATTCCATGTCCTCGCCGCTCCACCCCGCAGAGGGAGAAACCGCGTCGGCCAGCGCCGAAAGACTGTCCGCCAAATCGGCCACCACCTCCACCTCGGGGCGGATGACATCGTCTTTGTGCGGCACCTCGTCAATGAGGACGACCCGCTGGGGGTAGTTCCAGTCCGGTTTGAAAAGCTCGACGATGTCGAAGCCGACGACCACCAGCAGATCGGCTTTTTCCAGTATCTCCTTTTCCGATTCCGCGCCACGGAAGGTGCCCATCGCCAGCGGATGGTTTTCCGGAATTGTTCCCTTGGCGGCGAGGGAGGCGAAAACGGGCACCCCCAAGCGCTCGGCGAAGGCCAGGAAGGCCCGCTCGGCCGTATCCCCCGCCCGGTTCACCTGAAGGCCGACGATGACGGCGGGCCGCTCGGCGCGGGCGATCGCATCCGCGGCGGCCATCAGGCCGGGATGATCGCTTCCGGTGCGGGCGAGGTAGCGCAGGGGTTTTCCCTCGGGCGGGAAGCTCTCCTCCGGGGCATCGGCGCACATCACATCGTAGGGCAGGTCGATGTGTACGGGGCCGGGCCGCCCCTTCATCGCCAGCGAGATGGCGCGGCGCATCGTGGTGGCGGCCGATCCGGCCGAGAGACGGAAGGTTCCCTTCGTGACCGGGCGGTAGAGCTGATCCTGGTCCAGGCGCTGCCGCAGGTGTTTCTCAAACTGGCGGTCGGAATAGCGGTCGGTGAGAATCAGGCTCGGTGCGCGTTCGAGCCAGTTGTGCGCGGTGCCGTGGACGGCCGCCACGGCACCGGGGCCGACCCCTGTGCTGCAGACGCCGGGGCGATTCCGCAGAATTCCGTAGGTGCCCGCCATCACGGCCGCGCTGGACTCGTTGCTGCAGAGGATGTAGCGGATTCCCCGCCGGGCGGCGGCCTCGATGAGTTCCACCGAGCTCAGGCTTCCGGGCACCCCGAAAATGTACTCGATTTCAGCGTCCGCGAGCGCGGCGGCCACCACATCGGCGTAAGTGGGCATATTGGTCACCTTTCCATCGGCATCTGCCGAAGCGGGAGATGGACGGCCGGGGCGATTGAGCAATTTGGAGAGTGATTCTAACATAGGACCTTCGGTATCCTGCTGGTTCGCTCGGCGATTTTCCGCGCTCATGCCGGAGAAGGAGGAAGAGGTGGAGCTCAACGATTCCCAGATTGAGGCCTTCTGCACCCTCCTCGACGAAGAATCCCCGGACGTGGCAGAGGCGCTGGAGAATCAGGTTTCCTCTTTTTCCGACACCGATCGGTGGCGCGTTCTCGAGCGTCTTCGGAGGGGAGGAAAGACGCCCTATTTTCTCCCGCGCTCGCTGCTCCTGCTCCATTTCATGGAGCTGGAGCGGCGATTCACCGAATGGGGCGGCGGGGAGAGTGAATCGCTCGACCTCGAGGAGGGCGCGCTGCTGATCGCCTCCTTCGGCGCGCCTCTCCAGGAGGTGCGGCGCTGCTCCTTCGCCCTCGATACGATGGCGCAGGCCATCGAGGGAGCGGTGCGGAGCGTGTCATCCCCC from the bacterium genome contains:
- a CDS encoding thiamine pyrophosphate-binding protein, which gives rise to MPTYADVVAAALADAEIEYIFGVPGSLSSVELIEAAARRGIRYILCSNESSAAVMAGTYGILRNRPGVCSTGVGPGAVAAVHGTAHNWLERAPSLILTDRYSDRQFEKHLRQRLDQDQLYRPVTKGTFRLSAGSAATTMRRAISLAMKGRPGPVHIDLPYDVMCADAPEESFPPEGKPLRYLARTGSDHPGLMAAADAIARAERPAVIVGLQVNRAGDTAERAFLAFAERLGVPVFASLAAKGTIPENHPLAMGTFRGAESEKEILEKADLLVVVGFDIVELFKPDWNYPQRVVLIDEVPHKDDVIRPEVEVVADLADSLSALADAVSPSAGWSGEDMESYRNMRRRGLYPGGEGLMPGAVIRIAREHLPDAGIMTADAGSHKVLASDLWETRRPRGYLTSSGLGSMAVALPAALAAKLVEPAAPVLCLTGGGGFLMRIGDLEVAARENLPIVVVIFNDGFLNLIKIKQDTRNFQRRGTRFNDTDYVSVAKGLGFEGARADSEAALAGALAAAFNSGKPWLIDARINPDGYLAAGDVRAD